One genomic segment of Hydrocarboniclastica marina includes these proteins:
- a CDS encoding TIGR03013 family XrtA/PEP-CTERM system glycosyltransferase: MAHVRVFRHYIHLPFAILGLLDLIVLAGAFHIAAFFRYFGQWQLLQADWFYVFPSALVFAVANLFVMMALGVHQSRVEEGISGMMLRTILGLVLSLPLAIMAYLIWPDWLWYLNGDGVLASASVFGFFLLGITRTLFFGVTGEETFKRRVVVYGAGKSAHRIFEDLRTPMNRKGFVLVGFIPGNEAESVVPSRRILSVRGSLHEFIRDLKVDEVVVAVDDRRKGLPLDELLECKMEGIRVMDGASFYERESRKVALEMITPGWLVFSDGFSLSSVAGAGKRAVDLAASLALFAVTWPFMALTVLGIKLEDGWKAPIFYNQERVGLNGRSFYVHKFRSMRTDAEKGGAVWARKDDDRVTRVGAFIRKVRIDELPQIFNVMKGDMAFVGPRPERPIFVQQLAEKIPFYNERHRVKPGITGWAQLCFAYADNEEDSREKLRYDLYYIKNQSLLLDLMIIIQTVEVVLFKKGAH, translated from the coding sequence GTGGCACACGTCCGGGTTTTCAGGCACTACATCCACTTGCCTTTCGCTATCCTCGGCTTGCTGGACCTGATCGTCCTCGCAGGGGCTTTTCACATCGCCGCGTTTTTCAGGTACTTCGGCCAATGGCAGTTGCTCCAGGCGGACTGGTTCTACGTTTTCCCGTCAGCACTGGTTTTCGCGGTGGCCAACCTCTTCGTGATGATGGCGCTTGGCGTACATCAGTCTCGGGTGGAAGAAGGCATTTCCGGCATGATGCTGAGAACCATACTTGGCCTGGTCCTGAGTCTGCCGCTGGCAATCATGGCATACCTGATATGGCCAGACTGGCTCTGGTATCTCAATGGCGATGGCGTTCTCGCGTCAGCCTCGGTTTTTGGGTTCTTCCTGCTGGGTATCACCCGTACCCTGTTTTTTGGCGTAACCGGCGAGGAAACATTCAAGCGCAGGGTAGTGGTTTACGGGGCTGGCAAAAGCGCACACCGGATTTTCGAAGATCTCCGCACTCCGATGAATCGCAAAGGCTTTGTTCTCGTGGGCTTCATCCCAGGCAATGAAGCCGAGTCTGTGGTTCCGTCCCGCCGGATCCTCAGCGTCAGAGGTTCCCTGCACGAATTCATTCGGGACCTCAAAGTGGACGAGGTTGTCGTCGCAGTGGACGACCGGCGTAAGGGGCTGCCGCTGGACGAACTGCTTGAATGCAAGATGGAAGGAATCCGGGTAATGGATGGGGCCAGCTTCTACGAGCGTGAGTCCCGCAAAGTTGCCCTGGAAATGATCACCCCCGGCTGGCTGGTGTTCTCGGATGGTTTCTCGCTGTCGTCAGTAGCAGGCGCGGGAAAACGCGCCGTTGACCTGGCCGCGAGCCTCGCACTGTTTGCGGTAACCTGGCCTTTCATGGCGTTGACTGTGCTGGGTATCAAGCTGGAGGACGGCTGGAAAGCGCCGATTTTCTACAATCAGGAGCGGGTAGGGCTTAATGGTCGTTCCTTTTATGTACACAAGTTCCGCTCCATGCGCACTGATGCCGAGAAAGGCGGAGCCGTCTGGGCGCGAAAGGACGATGACCGTGTGACCCGGGTAGGCGCGTTCATCCGGAAAGTCCGCATTGATGAGCTTCCGCAGATATTCAACGTCATGAAAGGCGATATGGCGTTTGTCGGGCCTCGGCCAGAGCGGCCCATATTTGTTCAGCAACTGGCTGAAAAAATCCCGTTTTACAATGAGCGCCATCGCGTCAAACCCGGCATTACCGGTTGGGCGCAGCTTTGCTTTGCCTACGCCGATAACGAAGAGGACAGCCGCGAAAAGCTTCGTTACGACCTGTACTACATCAAGAACCAGAGCCTGCTGCTGGATCTCATGATCATCATCCAGACAGTTGAGGTTGTGCTTTTCAAAAAAGGCGCACATTAA
- the tviB gene encoding Vi polysaccharide biosynthesis UDP-N-acetylglucosamine C-6 dehydrogenase TviB codes for MRTLKDVRIGMIGLGYVGLPLAVEFGKQFPTVGFDISEKRIRALQAGHDTTLEVEDDLLAAAKHLRFSSNLKDIRDCNVYIVTVPTPIDSFKTPDLRPLQSASNAVGQVLNKGDIVIYESTVYPGATEEVCIPILEKVSGLSFNQDFYAGYSPERINPGDKEHRVTNILKVTSGSTPEIADFIDSLYQSVITAGTFKATSIRVAEAAKVIENTQRDVNIALINELSLIFERLGIDTLEVLEAAGTKWNFLPFRPGMVGGHCIGVDPYYLTYKAQSVGYHPEMILSGRRINDSMGSRVAERVIKLMTRKRVQVVDSNILILGLTFKENCPDIRNTRVVDLVKEFESYHANVDVYDPWVNAEEVREEYGFDVVSEPRKKTYDAVILAVGHRQFLEMGAEGIRALGKDAHVLFDVKYLLPKDAVDDRL; via the coding sequence ATGAGAACTCTGAAGGATGTACGCATTGGCATGATCGGCCTCGGCTATGTCGGTTTGCCGCTCGCGGTGGAGTTTGGCAAGCAGTTCCCGACCGTAGGTTTCGATATCAGCGAGAAGCGGATCCGGGCGCTCCAGGCGGGCCATGACACGACCCTTGAAGTTGAGGATGACCTGCTCGCCGCCGCGAAGCACCTGCGCTTCAGCTCAAACCTGAAGGATATCCGCGACTGTAATGTCTACATTGTGACGGTGCCAACGCCGATCGACAGCTTCAAAACGCCAGACCTGCGCCCTCTGCAGTCGGCATCCAACGCTGTCGGACAGGTGCTCAACAAGGGCGACATCGTTATTTACGAGTCCACGGTTTACCCCGGCGCCACCGAAGAAGTATGTATCCCGATACTGGAAAAAGTTTCCGGGCTTTCTTTCAACCAGGACTTCTACGCCGGCTATAGTCCGGAGCGAATCAATCCCGGCGATAAAGAGCATCGCGTGACCAATATTCTCAAGGTCACCTCGGGCTCCACCCCTGAAATAGCCGACTTCATTGACAGCCTCTACCAGTCCGTCATTACCGCGGGCACGTTCAAGGCGACATCCATCCGCGTCGCAGAAGCTGCCAAGGTAATCGAAAACACCCAACGCGACGTCAATATCGCACTGATCAATGAGCTGTCATTGATCTTCGAAAGGCTGGGCATAGACACGCTTGAGGTACTTGAGGCGGCGGGCACCAAATGGAACTTCCTGCCTTTCCGGCCCGGCATGGTCGGCGGGCACTGTATAGGCGTCGACCCCTATTACCTCACCTATAAGGCCCAGTCGGTTGGCTACCACCCGGAAATGATTCTTTCCGGGCGCCGCATCAACGACAGCATGGGCAGTCGCGTTGCTGAACGGGTCATCAAACTGATGACCCGCAAGCGCGTTCAGGTTGTCGACTCGAACATCCTCATACTCGGCCTGACATTCAAGGAAAACTGCCCCGACATACGCAACACGCGGGTCGTGGACCTGGTCAAGGAATTCGAGTCATACCACGCTAACGTTGATGTGTACGACCCTTGGGTCAATGCGGAAGAAGTCCGCGAAGAGTATGGCTTCGATGTGGTCAGCGAGCCGCGCAAGAAAACCTACGATGCAGTTATTCTCGCCGTGGGTCACCGCCAGTTCCTGGAAATGGGCGCTGAAGGCATACGCGCGCTGGGCAAAGACGCCCATGTATTGTTCGACGTGAAATACCTGCTGCCAAAAGACGCAGTCGACGACCGACTCTGA
- a CDS encoding PEP-CTERM sorting domain-containing protein: MNKINKLALSAALTLGFAHFASAAPILDDVLSSYPDVRDNHGAYVQLTDTDGEKDDIVAGLILENAGFAANNSFGLFKRGDFTNQFEVFAGSDTPSSDRVTLVFKDNGSVWADGVEKAADFGTLFGFYLKRGDSIWYSDKSLNGGIDVAGFYDLPNAKNGYDFVVAFEDVPNGDQDFNDLVVGLSDVATVTEPGSLALLGLGLIGLGLSRNRKS, translated from the coding sequence ATGAACAAAATCAACAAGCTGGCGCTATCCGCGGCCCTCACATTGGGCTTCGCCCATTTCGCTAGCGCCGCACCTATTCTGGACGACGTACTGTCGAGTTACCCAGACGTCCGGGACAATCATGGCGCTTATGTCCAGTTAACCGATACGGATGGCGAAAAAGACGACATCGTTGCCGGCCTGATTCTCGAAAATGCAGGGTTCGCCGCGAACAATAGCTTCGGTCTTTTCAAGCGTGGTGACTTCACTAACCAGTTCGAAGTATTCGCTGGCTCGGATACGCCGAGTTCTGACCGCGTAACCCTGGTGTTCAAGGATAACGGTAGCGTTTGGGCCGATGGCGTAGAGAAAGCGGCTGACTTCGGCACCCTGTTCGGCTTTTACCTCAAGCGCGGTGATAGCATCTGGTACTCGGACAAGTCGCTCAACGGTGGAATTGACGTCGCTGGCTTCTATGATCTGCCAAATGCAAAGAATGGCTATGACTTCGTGGTTGCCTTTGAAGACGTGCCGAACGGCGACCAGGACTTCAACGACCTGGTTGTCGGTCTTTCAGACGTAGCCACGGTCACCGAGCCCGGCTCCCTCGCTCTGCTGGGTTTGGGATTGATCGGTTTGGGACTGTCACGTAACCGCAAAAGCTGA
- a CDS encoding FAD-binding oxidoreductase produces MHNNSSLDSAIAEWKAMLGDRAVVRADEGDFGASTTGAKRAIPVVIKPDTCEQIPELLKIAAHHAVSVYTISTGHNWGYGSANPVKNDSVLLDLSKLDQIVDFDEELGVVTVEPGVTQEKLRRFLDERDAHYLVPVTGAGPHCSILGNALERGYGITPITDHFAAVTRIEAVLADGRIYRTPLSELGGPEVDGLYKWGIGPYLDGLFTQGNFGVVTRITLALAPAPETLTAFFFSTKDDKLLEKLVPTVREVLRALTGNVVAINLMNRQRMLSMMAPFPETQAVDGVLPAEVVDALAEKYSVTAWNGVGAIYASRDVAKAARRTLRRLLGPVTDRLVFVNARKVALAQNVARLVPGKLSTRIRSLADALAGALDIMNGRPNDVALALAYWRSGHKPEPGVAKDPARDGCGLIWFAPLVPIRGKDARRYVEIIERVCPEYGINPLITLTTLNDRCFDSTVPLLFDRNDPIATDRANACYRALFAACSKEGFLPYRLNVDSMDLLPDKESVFSSLTQQLKIAVDPGQILSPGRYVAVTSDRSPV; encoded by the coding sequence GTGCACAACAACAGTTCCCTCGATTCTGCAATAGCCGAATGGAAAGCCATGCTGGGCGACCGGGCAGTAGTGCGCGCAGACGAAGGTGATTTTGGCGCCAGCACAACGGGCGCGAAGCGCGCCATTCCCGTTGTAATAAAACCTGACACCTGCGAGCAGATCCCCGAGCTGCTCAAGATTGCAGCGCACCATGCGGTAAGCGTCTATACCATCAGTACGGGGCACAATTGGGGTTATGGCAGCGCCAATCCTGTAAAGAACGACAGCGTGCTACTGGATCTCTCGAAGCTGGACCAGATAGTCGACTTCGACGAGGAACTCGGCGTAGTAACGGTTGAGCCGGGGGTCACGCAGGAAAAACTGAGACGATTCCTCGATGAACGCGATGCGCACTACCTGGTTCCGGTAACCGGTGCGGGACCGCACTGCAGCATTCTCGGCAACGCGCTGGAGCGTGGCTACGGCATCACCCCTATTACTGACCATTTCGCGGCGGTTACCCGAATAGAAGCCGTCTTGGCGGATGGGCGAATCTATAGAACGCCACTGAGTGAACTGGGCGGGCCTGAAGTTGACGGACTTTATAAATGGGGGATAGGCCCCTATCTGGATGGTCTGTTCACCCAGGGCAATTTTGGCGTTGTAACCCGCATCACCCTCGCGCTTGCCCCCGCTCCTGAAACGCTCACCGCATTCTTCTTCTCGACTAAAGACGACAAATTGCTGGAAAAGCTGGTACCCACCGTCCGCGAGGTGCTCCGCGCCCTTACGGGTAATGTCGTCGCGATCAATCTGATGAATCGTCAGCGCATGCTGTCCATGATGGCTCCTTTTCCTGAGACCCAGGCCGTGGATGGCGTTTTGCCCGCAGAAGTTGTCGATGCGCTCGCCGAAAAGTACAGCGTTACTGCCTGGAACGGTGTTGGGGCCATCTATGCTAGCCGCGACGTTGCCAAAGCTGCGCGCCGAACTTTGCGACGCCTGCTGGGCCCGGTAACCGACCGCCTGGTTTTCGTCAATGCTCGCAAGGTTGCACTTGCGCAGAACGTTGCACGCCTGGTTCCCGGCAAGTTGAGCACACGCATTCGCAGCCTGGCAGATGCTTTGGCCGGTGCCCTGGATATCATGAATGGTCGGCCGAATGACGTAGCATTGGCCCTGGCTTACTGGCGCTCGGGCCACAAACCCGAGCCCGGAGTGGCAAAAGATCCGGCGCGGGATGGTTGTGGACTCATCTGGTTCGCGCCTCTTGTGCCGATTCGCGGCAAAGACGCCCGCCGCTACGTTGAGATCATCGAGCGCGTCTGTCCCGAATACGGCATCAACCCCCTGATCACACTCACCACGCTAAACGACCGCTGTTTCGATTCTACCGTCCCGCTTCTTTTCGACCGCAACGACCCGATTGCCACGGACCGCGCCAACGCCTGTTATCGGGCGCTGTTCGCCGCATGCAGTAAAGAGGGCTTTCTGCCCTACCGCCTTAACGTCGACTCCATGGATTTACTGCCAGACAAGGAGTCAGTTTTTTCAAGCCTTACCCAGCAATTGAAAATCGCCGTTGACCCCGGACAGATACTTTCACCCGGACGCTATGTAGCCGTCACGTCCGACCGGAGTCCTGTATGA
- a CDS encoding PEP-CTERM/exosortase system-associated acyltransferase yields the protein MNKQLLLTNREAPNPENHSAEDVSAVFNAAFSVELATTPAAINEVLEVRYQVYCIDRPFEDPASFADKREHDLYDPRSVHALIRHKASGDGVAAVRLVLQGDDPASRFPMEGPCLDQMSPAARKRVWNTPRDQVAEISRLAVSREFRKRLNEQESTSGLSDFVSYTDTDGGRRAMPYISLGLFAAIVQMSVKHGITHWLAAMEPTLLRLLKRYGISFDHVGPTVDYHGRRRPVFSSAGSLLEGIREQRPDVWALITDSGRFVPGQVKPRQLLPSRTLFPIHNPGHALVA from the coding sequence ATGAACAAACAGCTACTTCTCACCAACAGGGAGGCACCTAACCCGGAGAACCACTCCGCAGAAGATGTAAGTGCGGTGTTCAACGCGGCTTTCAGTGTAGAGCTGGCAACAACGCCCGCCGCAATAAATGAGGTGCTCGAAGTTCGGTACCAGGTCTACTGCATCGATCGCCCTTTTGAAGATCCCGCTTCGTTTGCGGATAAACGCGAACACGACCTGTACGACCCCCGCTCAGTACATGCATTGATTCGACACAAAGCGAGCGGCGACGGTGTGGCTGCAGTGCGGCTTGTGCTCCAGGGCGACGACCCCGCGTCCCGCTTCCCCATGGAAGGCCCGTGCCTGGATCAGATGAGTCCCGCTGCACGGAAACGCGTATGGAACACACCGCGAGATCAGGTCGCTGAGATTTCCCGGCTGGCCGTCAGTCGTGAGTTCCGCAAACGTCTGAACGAGCAGGAGTCCACCTCGGGCTTGAGCGACTTCGTCAGCTATACCGACACTGATGGCGGACGTCGGGCAATGCCCTACATAAGCCTCGGTCTTTTTGCCGCTATTGTGCAGATGTCGGTGAAGCACGGTATCACCCATTGGCTGGCCGCTATGGAGCCAACCCTGCTGAGACTGCTCAAACGCTACGGTATTTCGTTCGATCATGTTGGACCAACCGTTGATTATCACGGACGCCGGCGCCCCGTTTTTAGCAGTGCCGGTTCGCTTCTAGAGGGTATCCGTGAGCAGCGCCCCGATGTTTGGGCATTGATAACTGATTCAGGTCGCTTTGTGCCTGGGCAGGTCAAGCCGCGCCAGTTGCTTCCCTCGCGAACGCTGTTTCCTATACACAACCCAGGCCATGCGCTGGTCGCGTAA
- a CDS encoding THxN family PEP-CTERM protein produces the protein MKFTSRKILLSSLVLPFALGVQSAGAAQIVEWGYEVDNSFTDFTASEGDGSVTVNGTNSTLTWGTTVNSSISITPEVDSADGLMTNGDAVMGGTFTHDNSPIPDTDSALTSFNLNTALTLTPVDPAGDTLGALPLSFQSYFTETRNQNGECVSQSESVCDDIFTLGNVDDLGGMQVGDNYEIAAESFTIDDYSYTVFLEIVGLGELMNESCAAAGAPNGCIGFLTQENQTNNFNTRFRIESDQVGVSVPEPGTLALLGLGLVGLGLSRRKWHA, from the coding sequence ATGAAATTTACTTCCAGGAAAATTCTGCTTTCCTCACTGGTTCTTCCATTTGCACTGGGGGTTCAATCCGCTGGCGCGGCACAGATCGTGGAATGGGGTTATGAGGTCGATAACTCGTTCACCGACTTTACCGCATCGGAAGGCGATGGCTCGGTCACCGTCAATGGCACGAACAGCACCCTGACATGGGGCACCACAGTCAACAGCAGCATCAGCATTACGCCGGAAGTCGACAGCGCGGATGGGCTTATGACCAACGGCGATGCGGTTATGGGCGGCACTTTTACCCACGATAACTCGCCGATCCCGGATACGGACAGTGCGCTGACGAGCTTCAACCTGAATACCGCCCTGACGCTGACGCCGGTCGACCCGGCGGGTGATACGCTGGGTGCTTTGCCTCTCAGCTTTCAGAGCTATTTCACTGAGACCCGTAACCAGAACGGCGAGTGTGTAAGCCAGTCAGAGTCCGTGTGCGATGATATCTTCACGTTGGGCAATGTAGACGATCTCGGCGGCATGCAGGTTGGCGATAACTATGAGATTGCGGCTGAGAGCTTCACCATTGACGACTACAGCTACACCGTATTTCTCGAAATCGTGGGGCTGGGTGAGTTGATGAATGAATCCTGTGCAGCTGCAGGCGCCCCCAACGGCTGTATCGGCTTTCTCACCCAGGAGAATCAAACCAATAACTTCAACACGCGGTTCCGTATCGAGAGCGATCAGGTTGGCGTAAGTGTTCCCGAACCGGGAACATTGGCCCTGCTCGGCCTCGGCCTGGTAGGCCTTGGTCTCTCGCGTCGCAAATGGCACGCCTGA
- a CDS encoding bifunctional 2-methylcitrate dehydratase/aconitate hydratase, producing the protein MSANVESNDRPDYDEVLQSIADYVLDYEIHNPEAFDTARNCLMDTLGCGLLALRFPECTKHLGPLVEGTTVPHGARVPGTSFRLDPVKAAWDIGSIVRWLDYNDTWLAAEWGHPSDNLGGILAVADHLSQKRVAEGKAPLTMEIVLEAMIKAHEIQGVLALENSFNRVGLDHVVLVKVATTAVVAKLMGASREQLLSALSHAWVDGQSLRTYRHAPNAGSRKSWAAGDASSRGVRLADIAMRGEMGIPGALTAPQWGFYDVLFSKTNKDQKLKPADQCRFSLPQPFGTYVMENILFKVAFPAEFHAQTAAEAAVILHPQVRDRLNEIERIVLTTHESAIRIISKRGKLANSADRDHCLQYMTAVPLIFGNLIAEHYEDEFHADNPIIDEIRAKMEVIEDARYTREYLEPDKRSIANAIQVFFTDGSSTEQVAVEYPIGHRGRRKDGIPMLERKFRTNLATRFPQGRADEIYTLCKDENRLRDTPVHEFVGLFVI; encoded by the coding sequence ATGAGCGCTAACGTAGAAAGCAACGACCGCCCGGATTACGACGAGGTCCTGCAGAGCATTGCAGACTATGTGCTTGATTATGAAATCCACAACCCGGAAGCTTTCGATACCGCACGCAACTGCCTTATGGATACACTCGGCTGCGGCCTGCTGGCGCTGCGCTTCCCGGAATGTACCAAGCACCTTGGCCCTCTGGTAGAGGGCACAACGGTACCCCACGGAGCTCGCGTTCCGGGCACCTCGTTCAGGCTGGATCCGGTCAAGGCAGCCTGGGACATCGGCTCCATCGTCCGGTGGCTCGATTACAACGATACCTGGCTCGCCGCCGAGTGGGGCCACCCCTCGGATAATCTGGGGGGTATCCTCGCGGTAGCCGATCATCTCTCCCAGAAACGTGTAGCCGAGGGCAAAGCGCCGCTCACGATGGAAATTGTGCTCGAGGCCATGATCAAGGCTCATGAAATCCAGGGCGTATTAGCGCTGGAGAACTCATTCAATCGGGTCGGCCTGGACCACGTTGTATTGGTGAAGGTCGCCACAACAGCCGTCGTCGCAAAGTTGATGGGCGCCAGCCGCGAACAGCTGCTTTCGGCGCTTTCCCATGCCTGGGTTGACGGGCAGTCTTTGCGCACATACCGGCATGCGCCGAACGCGGGGTCACGCAAGTCATGGGCTGCCGGAGACGCCAGCTCGCGGGGCGTGCGACTGGCTGACATCGCCATGCGGGGGGAAATGGGCATCCCTGGCGCGCTGACAGCACCCCAGTGGGGTTTTTACGATGTGCTGTTCAGCAAGACCAATAAGGATCAGAAGCTCAAGCCGGCGGATCAGTGCCGGTTCTCGCTACCGCAACCCTTCGGCACTTATGTTATGGAGAACATCCTGTTCAAAGTGGCCTTTCCGGCGGAGTTTCATGCGCAGACAGCCGCAGAGGCCGCGGTTATCCTTCACCCCCAGGTCAGGGATCGCCTTAATGAGATAGAACGTATCGTGCTGACAACCCATGAGTCGGCCATCCGCATTATTTCCAAGCGCGGCAAGCTGGCCAACTCGGCAGACCGGGACCACTGCCTCCAGTACATGACCGCGGTGCCGCTTATATTCGGAAACCTCATAGCCGAACACTACGAAGATGAATTTCACGCCGATAACCCCATCATTGACGAGATCCGGGCCAAGATGGAAGTCATCGAAGATGCGCGCTACACCCGCGAGTATCTGGAGCCTGACAAGCGCTCTATCGCCAACGCCATTCAGGTGTTTTTTACCGATGGCTCGTCAACGGAACAGGTGGCGGTTGAATACCCAATTGGTCACCGCGGTCGTCGCAAAGACGGCATTCCCATGCTCGAAAGGAAATTCCGCACCAATCTGGCGACTCGCTTCCCCCAAGGCCGGGCCGATGAGATATACACCTTGTGTAAAGACGAGAACAGACTGAGGGACACACCAGTGCACGAGTTTGTTGGCCTGTTTGTAATCTGA
- the murB gene encoding UDP-N-acetylmuramate dehydrogenase codes for MREGAGLVRENIDLRAYNTLGISVSARHFASANSREDLTALRAWARAEGLPLQILGGGSNIVLKDNLPGLVVHVALRGRRWCEVHEDDAILVLEAGENWHQAVIYAASMGYRGIENLALIPGTVGAAPVQNIGAYGVELADTLVDVEVMELTSGEIRRLDCQACRFAYRDSFFKQNAGRYLITQVRLKLSRNRALELSYQGLADAVGASSAEHLTALDVAQAVMALRRSKLPDPESLPNAGSFFKNPLVSHRQFEELRQQWPGIVAFTDPQGMKLAAAWLIDRCGWKGYHEAHVGVHRHQALVLVNHSRGTGKEILDLAQRIQDDVYNRYGVLLEIEPRILP; via the coding sequence GTGCGCGAAGGTGCTGGCCTCGTGCGCGAAAACATCGACCTGAGAGCCTATAACACCCTGGGTATCAGCGTCAGCGCCCGTCACTTTGCAAGCGCCAATAGCCGGGAAGATCTCACAGCGCTGCGAGCATGGGCCAGGGCTGAAGGGCTGCCGCTACAAATTCTGGGCGGCGGCAGTAACATCGTACTCAAGGATAACCTGCCCGGGCTGGTCGTTCATGTCGCTCTCCGCGGTCGACGCTGGTGCGAAGTGCACGAAGACGACGCTATCCTCGTGCTTGAGGCGGGGGAGAACTGGCACCAGGCTGTTATCTATGCTGCGAGTATGGGCTACCGCGGAATTGAAAACCTTGCGTTGATACCCGGCACGGTCGGCGCCGCCCCGGTCCAGAATATTGGCGCGTATGGCGTGGAGCTGGCAGATACCCTGGTGGACGTCGAAGTGATGGAACTAACCTCAGGCGAAATACGCCGGCTTGACTGTCAGGCTTGCCGCTTCGCCTATCGGGACAGTTTCTTCAAACAGAATGCTGGCCGCTACCTTATTACTCAGGTGCGGCTTAAACTCAGCCGCAACCGTGCCCTGGAACTGTCCTATCAGGGGTTGGCCGACGCCGTTGGCGCAAGTTCTGCAGAGCATCTGACGGCTCTTGATGTGGCCCAGGCCGTCATGGCGCTACGCCGCAGTAAGTTGCCCGACCCTGAGTCCCTGCCCAACGCTGGCAGCTTCTTTAAAAATCCGCTGGTCAGCCACCGCCAGTTTGAGGAACTGCGTCAGCAATGGCCCGGTATTGTCGCTTTCACGGACCCGCAGGGAATGAAGCTGGCGGCAGCCTGGCTCATTGACCGGTGCGGCTGGAAGGGCTACCACGAAGCTCACGTAGGGGTGCACCGGCATCAGGCCCTGGTCCTGGTGAATCACAGCCGGGGCACGGGCAAAGAGATTCTTGACCTGGCCCAGCGCATCCAGGACGACGTGTACAACCGCTATGGCGTTCTGCTTGAGATCGAACCCCGCATCCTGCCCTGA
- a CDS encoding low molecular weight protein-tyrosine-phosphatase, whose product MSQPIKVLFVCLGNICRSPTAHGVFESMVRQAGLDDQIEVDSSGTGDWHIGLPPDKRAVAEAKGRGYDLSQLRARQVSPDDFEQFDLIVAMDRRNLSDLRAIRPPSTRAEVRLFLEFAENAEVDEVPDPYFGGADGFSFVFDLVESASRGLLEHIHQAYPERLKMRGRSL is encoded by the coding sequence ATGAGCCAGCCGATCAAGGTTCTTTTTGTCTGTCTGGGCAATATATGCCGCTCACCCACGGCCCATGGTGTGTTCGAAAGCATGGTCAGGCAGGCGGGGCTCGATGATCAGATAGAGGTGGATTCATCCGGAACCGGGGACTGGCACATTGGCTTGCCTCCGGACAAGCGTGCCGTAGCTGAAGCCAAGGGCCGCGGTTACGATCTCAGTCAGTTGCGTGCCCGCCAGGTGTCTCCTGATGATTTTGAGCAGTTTGACCTTATCGTAGCGATGGACCGCAGAAATCTCTCCGATCTGCGGGCGATACGGCCACCTTCAACCCGGGCAGAGGTTCGGCTTTTTCTTGAATTTGCCGAAAACGCTGAAGTTGATGAGGTGCCTGACCCGTATTTTGGCGGCGCTGATGGTTTCTCATTTGTCTTCGACCTGGTCGAAAGCGCCAGCCGCGGCCTGCTCGAACACATCCACCAGGCTTATCCCGAACGTTTGAAAATGCGGGGCCGCTCACTTTGA
- the kdsB gene encoding 3-deoxy-manno-octulosonate cytidylyltransferase: MSFVVVIPARYASTRLPGKPLIDIVGKPMIEHVYDRACASKASRVVIATDDRRIEKAAHGFGAEVVMTAADHLSGTDRLEEVASLLGFAEDDIVVNVQGDEPLIPPGIINQVAANLNAHPEAGIATLCERIDDIEAVFNPNVVKVVFDSQGRAMYFSRAPIPWAREAFMSPEGRESLPKDIHWYRHVGLYGYRVSLLRDFVSWEPAPPERSESLEQLRALWHGATIHVDIARHKPPAGVDTAEDLARVRSRLEEGL; this comes from the coding sequence ATGAGCTTTGTTGTTGTTATTCCCGCCCGCTACGCTTCCACGCGGCTGCCGGGCAAGCCACTCATAGATATCGTTGGCAAGCCAATGATCGAGCACGTCTATGACCGGGCCTGCGCGAGTAAGGCAAGCAGGGTCGTGATCGCGACGGATGATCGTCGAATCGAGAAAGCGGCCCATGGCTTCGGCGCTGAAGTGGTCATGACGGCTGCCGACCATTTATCCGGTACCGACCGGCTTGAAGAAGTTGCGAGCCTCCTGGGTTTCGCGGAAGACGACATTGTTGTGAATGTCCAGGGGGACGAGCCCCTGATACCGCCGGGCATTATCAATCAGGTTGCGGCGAACCTGAATGCTCATCCCGAGGCAGGTATCGCGACCTTATGCGAACGGATTGATGATATCGAGGCGGTGTTCAATCCCAATGTCGTCAAGGTAGTATTTGATAGCCAGGGCCGGGCGATGTACTTCAGCCGGGCACCGATCCCCTGGGCTCGCGAGGCGTTCATGAGCCCCGAAGGACGCGAGTCTCTGCCCAAGGACATCCACTGGTACCGTCACGTCGGCCTGTACGGGTATCGGGTCTCTCTGTTGCGCGACTTTGTCAGCTGGGAGCCCGCGCCGCCCGAGCGTAGTGAATCCCTCGAGCAGCTACGGGCCCTGTGGCACGGCGCCACAATCCATGTTGACATTGCTCGCCACAAGCCTCCCGCGGGTGTTGATACGGCCGAAGACCTCGCCCGGGTGAGGAGCAGACTCGAGGAGGGGCTATGA